A window of the Pseudoalteromonas sp. A25 genome harbors these coding sequences:
- the lpdA gene encoding dihydrolipoyl dehydrogenase codes for MSNEIKTQVVVLGGGPGGYSAAFRAADLGLEVTLIESRNTLGGVCLNVGCIPSKALLHVAKVIDDAAEMSSHGVTFGAPQIDLDKIRSWKESVIGQLTGGLDGMAKMRKVKVVNGYGKFTGANTIAVEGESGTTTVTFDNAIIAAGSQPVNLPFIPEDDRVIDSTGALELKDVPEKLLVLGGGIIGLEMGTVYRALGSQIDVVEFADQLVPAADKDVIKIYQKYVKNKFNVMLSTKVVAVEAKEDGLYVSFEGKNAPAEAVRYDKVLVAVGRTPNGKLLDAEKAGVAVDERGFINTDKQMKTNVDHIFAIGDIVGQPMLAHKAVHEAHVAAEVISGKKHYFDPKCIPSIAYTDPEIAWVGVTEKEAKEQGLSIETAVFPWAASGRAIASARTEGSTKLIFDKDSGRVIGGAMVGINAGEMLGEIGLAVEMGADGEDLALTIHAHPTLNESIGLAAEIFEGSITDLPNKKAVKKK; via the coding sequence ATGAGCAACGAAATCAAAACTCAAGTTGTTGTACTAGGCGGTGGTCCTGGTGGTTACTCAGCAGCATTCCGTGCTGCGGATTTAGGTTTAGAAGTTACACTTATCGAGTCTCGCAATACCCTAGGTGGTGTGTGCTTGAACGTAGGTTGTATCCCTTCAAAAGCACTTCTTCACGTTGCTAAAGTAATTGATGATGCAGCTGAAATGTCATCTCACGGTGTAACATTTGGCGCACCACAAATTGACTTAGACAAAATTCGTTCTTGGAAAGAGTCTGTAATTGGTCAACTTACTGGCGGCCTAGACGGCATGGCTAAAATGCGTAAAGTAAAAGTAGTTAACGGCTACGGTAAATTTACAGGCGCTAACACCATTGCAGTTGAAGGTGAGTCTGGTACGACTACAGTTACTTTTGATAACGCTATTATTGCAGCGGGCTCTCAGCCAGTTAACTTACCTTTCATCCCTGAAGATGACCGTGTAATTGACTCAACCGGTGCACTTGAACTTAAAGATGTACCAGAAAAACTACTTGTATTAGGTGGTGGTATTATCGGCCTTGAGATGGGTACTGTGTACCGTGCTCTAGGTTCACAAATCGACGTTGTTGAGTTTGCTGATCAACTAGTACCAGCGGCTGATAAAGACGTTATCAAGATTTACCAGAAGTACGTTAAGAACAAGTTTAACGTAATGCTTTCTACTAAAGTTGTTGCAGTTGAAGCGAAAGAAGACGGTCTATACGTTTCATTCGAAGGTAAAAATGCACCAGCTGAAGCTGTTCGTTACGATAAAGTACTTGTTGCTGTTGGTCGTACTCCTAACGGTAAACTACTTGACGCTGAAAAAGCGGGCGTAGCGGTTGATGAGCGTGGCTTTATCAATACTGACAAGCAAATGAAGACAAACGTTGATCACATCTTCGCAATTGGTGATATCGTTGGTCAACCTATGCTTGCACACAAAGCCGTTCACGAAGCTCACGTTGCTGCTGAAGTTATCTCTGGTAAGAAGCATTACTTCGATCCTAAGTGCATTCCTTCAATCGCTTACACAGACCCAGAAATTGCATGGGTTGGTGTAACTGAGAAAGAAGCCAAAGAGCAAGGCCTTAGCATTGAAACTGCGGTATTCCCGTGGGCAGCATCTGGCCGTGCAATCGCTTCAGCGCGCACTGAAGGTTCAACTAAGCTTATCTTCGATAAAGATTCAGGCCGTGTAATTGGTGGTGCGATGGTCGGTATCAACGCTGGCGAAATGCTGGGCGAAATCGGCCTTGCAGTTGAAATGGGCGCTGATGGTGAAGACTTAGCGTTGACGATTCACGCTCACCCAACATTGAATGAGTCAATTGGTCTAGCGGCTGAAATCTTTGAAGGCTCAATCACTGATTTACCAAACAAAAAAGCAGTTAAGAAAAAGTAA